From Schistocerca cancellata isolate TAMUIC-IGC-003103 chromosome 6, iqSchCanc2.1, whole genome shotgun sequence, a single genomic window includes:
- the LOC126191462 gene encoding DET1- and DDB1-associated protein 1, giving the protein MSVAEFLKGLPSYDENNFARFHTDSGSRTCVKRPSVYLPTKDYPSEQIIVTEKTNILLRYLHQQWDKKASQKKRDHVSVETSDDSVARKRPRLDPASMSSSP; this is encoded by the exons ATG TCCGTCGCAGAATTCCTGAAAGGTCTTCCATCCTATGATGAAAACAATTTTGCACGGTTCCACACAGACAGTGGAAGTCGTACTTGTGTGAAACGTCCATCAGTTTATTTACCAACAAAAGATTATCCATCTGAACAAA TTATAGtaacagaaaaaacaaacatcctgTTAAGGTACCTGCACCAGCAATGGGACAAAAAG GCTTCACAAAAGAAGAGGGACCATGTCTCAGTTGAAACGTCTGATGACTCAGTAGCTAGGAAAAGACCGCGCTTGGATCCGGCGTCTATGAGCAGCTCTCCTTAA